One Brassica napus cultivar Da-Ae chromosome A5, Da-Ae, whole genome shotgun sequence DNA window includes the following coding sequences:
- the LOC106442846 gene encoding probable CCR4-associated factor 1 homolog 5, producing the protein MTTIREIWSWNKTEEMNLVRESLRSCNYISVDTEFPGCLKETVMEASEETRYQNLRFNVDKTKPIQLGFSLFDSEGAISGTWEVNFSDFDETEDLCNEKSIAFLKRNGLDFKRIREEGVGIKDFFTEFTRMVKDEEDKKIINWVTFDGSYDLGYIIQSMTGRERLPDTSLGFNDTVQKLLGLTFDVKKLAGQCKGLNSRFGLQRLADELGIRRVGEAHHAGSDSQLTARVFANINLTFSRDLKRKREHEREIVMIRREHDRLQQHLFMQQVMEQEILMRRCVPRRCYGPVHPPRPIMYAHYPSPRGYFVVPVAPRLSRNAQQ; encoded by the coding sequence ATGACGACCATCCGCGAGATCTGGTCTTGGAACAAGACAGAAGAGATGAATTTGGTGCGGGAATCTCTTAGAAGCTGCAATTACATCTCTGTGGACACAGAATTTCCCGGGTGCCTGAAAGAGACCGTCATGGAAGCTAGCGAGGAGACTCGTTACCAAAACCTGAGGTTCAATGTGgacaaaaccaaaccaattcaACTGGGTTTCTCCTTATTCGACAGTGAAGGAGCAATCAGCGGAACCTGGGAGGTCAATTTCTCCGACTTCGACGAGACAGAGGATCTTTGCAACGAGAAGTCCATCGCCTTCCTCAAGCGCAACGGGCTCGATTTCAAGAGAATCAGAGAGGAAGGAGTTGGCATCAAAGATTTCTTCACAGAGTTTACTCGGATGgttaaagatgaagaagacaagAAGATTATTAATTGGGTTACTTTTGATGGATCGTACGATTTAGGTTATATAATTCAAAGCATGACCGGGCGAGAAAGGCTTCCCGACACGTCACTTGGGTTTAACGACACGGTTCAGAAACTCTTAGGGTTAACTTTCGACGTGAAGAAACTTGCGGGACAGTGCAAAGGACTCAACAGCCGTTTCGGGTTGCAAAGATTAGCCGACGAGCTTGGCATCAGACGTGTCGGAGAAGCCCATCACGCTGGCTCCGACAGCCAACTGACGGCTCGTGTGTTCGCTAACATAAATCTCACTTTCTCTCGTGACCTAAAGCGGAAGCGAGAACATGAACGAGAGATTGTGATGATAAGGCGGGAACATGACCGATTGCAACAACATCTTTTTATGCAGCAAGTGATGGAACAAGAGATTCTTATGCGCAGATGTGTGCCAAGAAGATGTTATGGACCAGTCCATCCACCTAGACCGATCATGTATGCTCATTATCCATCTCCCCGTGGCTACTTTGTAgtgccggtcgcacctagattgtCAAGGAATGCACAACAGTGA
- the LOC111214555 gene encoding uncharacterized protein LOC111214555, translated as MNSMFSAFDAMSAEIMGKKVTAASYVCNPSQAASSGGGGGQTVSLLKKDENATSLAKKQPRYALELDGIHCFETIVRS; from the coding sequence aTGAATTCGATGTTCAGTGCCTTCGACGCCATGTCCGCAGAGATTATGGGGAAGAAAGTCACCGCAGCGTCTTATGTCTGCAACCCCTCTCAAGCTGCTTCTTCCGGTGGTGGCGGTGGTCAAACTGTGTCTTTGCTGAAGAAAGACGAAAACGCTACCAGTTTGGCGAAGAAGCAACCGAGGTATGCTCTGGAGCTCGACGGGATTCATTGCTTCGAGACCATTGTTCGTTCTTGA
- the LOC125608912 gene encoding uncharacterized protein LOC125608912, translating into MLLVTVLAEMLKDYTVVLAGALEYLFSQAPFPRRIRLHILYSLPFHRSSSSHPLLLPSPPLPYTPTL; encoded by the coding sequence ATGTTGCTGGTGACGGTATTGGCCGAGATGTTGAAGGACTACACGGTGGTACTCGCCGGAGCTTTGGAGTATCTCTTCTCTCAGGCGCCTTTTCCGAGGAGAATTCgacttcatattttatattctctTCCTTTCCATCGCTCCAGTTCCTCTCACCCTCTTCTCCttccttctcctcctcttccttaCACTCCTACTTTGTAA